One window from the genome of Treponema sp. OMZ 838 encodes:
- the holA gene encoding DNA polymerase III subunit delta produces MSVPLWLFTGPELGERNDALEALRKSAEKKYGQLDNHLFYAADTSIAVVLDAVQNGSLFAEARFAVVRNAEAIKKKEDIQALTQWAEQTPTEAGAFLVLISDEIGIDKKIEALVPKDHKKIFWELFENKKQEWIRRFFAQSKIGIEQDAIEVLLELVENNTEALKTTCAHISLFFEPGTTLTAETVERLLAHNKEETPFTLFDALSNANLEYALNIRQKLTLSKESSPVQLIAGLTYCFRRLRDWHNLAQTGGLDDFSLKKAGFTSKKAIDQYRRASKQWSEQTVYRIISLLNKTDMQIRTMGQELSGVLLDACLYSIIYNQGRELAAYSSAAQLC; encoded by the coding sequence ATGAGTGTTCCTTTATGGCTTTTTACCGGTCCCGAATTGGGGGAACGGAACGATGCGCTTGAAGCGCTCCGGAAAAGTGCGGAAAAAAAATACGGACAGCTCGACAATCATCTCTTTTATGCAGCGGATACTTCAATAGCGGTTGTTCTGGATGCCGTTCAAAACGGTTCTTTGTTCGCGGAAGCTCGGTTTGCCGTTGTCAGAAACGCGGAAGCAATCAAGAAAAAGGAAGATATACAGGCGCTTACGCAGTGGGCTGAACAGACGCCTACGGAAGCCGGCGCTTTTTTGGTGCTGATCTCCGATGAAATCGGTATCGATAAAAAGATTGAAGCGCTTGTTCCCAAAGATCATAAAAAAATATTCTGGGAACTGTTTGAAAATAAAAAACAGGAGTGGATTCGCCGTTTTTTTGCGCAGTCGAAGATCGGTATTGAGCAGGATGCGATCGAGGTTCTGCTGGAACTGGTAGAAAATAACACCGAGGCGTTAAAAACGACTTGTGCACATATCAGTCTCTTTTTTGAACCGGGAACAACGCTGACGGCGGAGACTGTTGAACGTCTGCTTGCTCATAACAAAGAAGAAACGCCGTTTACGCTTTTTGATGCGCTGAGTAATGCCAATCTGGAATATGCGTTGAATATCCGTCAAAAGCTGACCCTTTCCAAAGAATCTTCGCCGGTACAGCTGATTGCGGGACTTACTTACTGCTTTCGGCGGCTGCGTGACTGGCACAATCTTGCGCAAACCGGCGGGCTTGACGATTTCAGCTTAAAAAAAGCAGGCTTTACCTCGAAAAAAGCAATCGACCAATATCGCCGGGCGAGTAAACAGTGGAGTGAGCAAACCGTGTACCGTATTATATCGCTCTTAAATAAAACCGATATGCAAATCCGCACGATGGGGCAAGAACTGTCGGGAGTGTTGCTCGACGCCTGCCTCTACAGCATTATTTATAATCAAGGGCGTGAATTGGCGGCGTACAGCAGCGCTGCACAGCTATGCTAA
- a CDS encoding HPr family phosphocarrier protein — MVTKKIVVQNRAGIHARPSSLIVQTANKFQSNIMFERGSLTVNAKSIMGVMTMAAGYKTELTVSADGADEAEAVAALEQLFAAKFEEE; from the coding sequence ATGGTAACAAAGAAGATTGTTGTGCAAAATCGCGCCGGCATCCATGCGCGTCCCTCATCGTTGATTGTACAAACGGCAAACAAGTTCCAGTCGAATATTATGTTTGAAAGAGGAAGCCTTACCGTCAATGCAAAATCCATTATGGGTGTAATGACAATGGCAGCGGGGTATAAAACCGAACTGACCGTTTCTGCCGACGGCGCCGACGAAGCCGAAGCAGTTGCCGCGCTTGAACAGCTTTTTGCCGCGAAATTTGAAGAGGAATAA
- the hprK gene encoding HPr(Ser) kinase/phosphatase encodes MLSKSLTVLELLDLDLTEHDALHLHCVCGQNGLTRSITVADLNRPGLALSGFFDSFAYQRVQLFGRGECAYLQTLIESNTVENIKKMMTYDIPCCIFSHNIPPPPVFLELAQETGCPVLQTDLSSSALSVRLMRVLSNVFAPTVAIHGVLVEVYGLGILILGDSGVGKSETALELVERGHRLVVDDVVEITCINGNSLIGRGAHKTIGHHMEIRGLGIINIMQLYGVRSVREQKQIQLVAKLEEWDSHKVYDRIGTEELTTEILDVKLPLLEIPVKSGRNIPIILETAAMNERLKSMGVYSAKEFNQNILRWMESDTSRVPYYSADDTY; translated from the coding sequence ATGCTTTCTAAGAGTTTAACGGTACTTGAATTACTCGATCTCGACTTAACGGAGCACGATGCTCTTCACCTGCATTGCGTGTGCGGACAAAACGGGTTGACGCGCAGTATTACCGTTGCGGATTTAAACCGTCCCGGCCTTGCGCTTTCAGGTTTCTTTGATTCTTTTGCTTATCAGCGTGTTCAGTTGTTCGGTAGGGGGGAGTGCGCCTATTTACAAACACTTATCGAAAGCAATACCGTAGAAAATATAAAAAAAATGATGACCTACGATATTCCCTGCTGTATCTTTTCTCACAATATTCCTCCTCCTCCCGTGTTCTTAGAGCTGGCACAGGAAACGGGGTGCCCCGTGCTGCAAACGGATCTTTCCTCCAGTGCGCTTTCCGTGCGGCTGATGCGTGTTCTTTCCAATGTATTCGCTCCGACTGTAGCGATACATGGCGTTCTGGTAGAAGTGTATGGCCTCGGTATCCTCATTTTAGGTGATTCGGGGGTGGGTAAGAGCGAAACGGCACTTGAACTTGTAGAGCGGGGACACCGATTAGTGGTTGACGATGTTGTCGAAATTACCTGTATCAACGGGAACAGCTTGATCGGGCGGGGCGCTCATAAGACAATCGGGCATCACATGGAAATACGCGGACTCGGCATTATCAATATCATGCAGCTTTACGGAGTCCGCTCCGTGCGGGAACAAAAGCAGATACAGCTGGTGGCTAAGTTGGAAGAATGGGATTCACATAAAGTATATGACCGCATCGGTACCGAAGAACTTACCACCGAGATATTGGATGTAAAGCTGCCTCTCTTGGAAATACCGGTAAAATCAGGACGAAATATTCCGATTATTTTAGAAACAGCCGCAATGAACGAGCGGCTTAAAAGTATGGGCGTTTATTCTGCGAAAGAATTTAATCAAAATATTCTGCGCTGGATGGAAAGCGATACAAGCCGGGTACCTTATTATTCGGCGGATGATACCTATTAA
- a CDS encoding cyclic nucleotide-binding domain-containing protein: MKKIPIVSTIVSTVEAMQQACKQSNFSIISQQLQSYTEALAAFRYEMPEIKIIDFGDSSVHAEKCLKIVKDDPWLLFGGVIAITDSQEQKATLTQRKEPNFLFVLTRKEFEQYVAQIIKILNHHEHFLVNRGMSHPANDLEHGSFTSDTDPFEVMFYANLISTYLYNTDRVNEAERSAFQGAMMELLLNAVEHGNCNISYDEKTEWLKQGKDVLELIKIKRMDPVVGTKKVLITYDISPERTRITIKDDGPGFDWRSALDAPFEAGLHGMGIKMSQSFVKELYYNDAGNEVSFEVPNQKNSANLTPAILRDQETFHFNHLQVVCRQNDESNNLFYIRSGRYAVYVNNTLLTVLTPADIFIGEMAFLTNDTRSATIVSIGKGTLVKVPKMKFMKLIESYPHYGIFLSRLLADRLARQSRESASLKAELKALKD, from the coding sequence ATGAAGAAGATTCCGATTGTCAGTACCATTGTAAGCACCGTAGAGGCGATGCAGCAGGCATGTAAGCAGTCAAACTTTAGTATTATTTCGCAGCAATTACAAAGTTATACCGAAGCGCTTGCTGCTTTTCGATATGAGATGCCGGAAATCAAGATTATCGATTTTGGCGACTCGTCTGTTCATGCAGAGAAGTGCCTTAAAATCGTAAAAGATGATCCGTGGCTGCTGTTCGGAGGCGTTATTGCAATTACCGATTCACAGGAGCAAAAAGCAACACTGACACAGCGGAAAGAGCCTAACTTTTTATTCGTTTTAACGCGCAAGGAATTTGAACAGTATGTTGCGCAAATTATTAAAATTTTAAATCATCACGAACACTTTTTAGTTAACCGCGGTATGAGTCATCCGGCGAACGATCTTGAACACGGCAGTTTTACCAGCGATACAGACCCGTTTGAAGTTATGTTCTATGCGAATCTTATTTCCACTTATCTTTATAATACCGACCGCGTTAACGAGGCTGAACGGAGTGCGTTTCAGGGTGCGATGATGGAGCTGCTCTTGAACGCTGTAGAACACGGGAATTGCAATATCAGTTATGATGAAAAAACCGAATGGCTCAAACAGGGAAAGGATGTACTTGAGTTGATTAAAATCAAGCGGATGGATCCTGTTGTCGGAACGAAAAAAGTGCTCATTACGTATGATATTTCTCCTGAACGCACACGGATTACCATCAAAGACGATGGACCGGGATTTGACTGGCGTTCTGCGCTTGATGCTCCTTTTGAGGCAGGTTTGCACGGGATGGGTATTAAGATGAGTCAGAGTTTTGTAAAAGAGCTGTATTATAATGATGCGGGAAACGAGGTCTCATTCGAGGTACCGAACCAGAAAAACAGTGCAAATCTCACACCGGCGATTTTGCGGGATCAGGAAACCTTTCATTTTAATCACTTGCAGGTGGTATGCCGTCAAAACGACGAATCGAATAACCTCTTTTATATCCGGTCAGGCCGCTATGCCGTTTATGTCAATAATACGCTGTTAACGGTGCTGACGCCGGCGGATATCTTTATCGGAGAGATGGCATTTCTTACTAATGATACGCGGTCGGCAACGATTGTCTCAATCGGAAAGGGAACGTTGGTGAAAGTGCCTAAGATGAAATTTATGAAGCTGATAGAATCTTATCCCCATTACGGTATCTTTTTGTCGCGCCTTCTTGCCGACCGCCTTGCGCGTCAATCACGCGAAAGCGCATCGCTCAAAGCCGAACTCAAAGCCTTGAAAGATTGA
- the glgX gene encoding glycogen debranching protein GlgX: MENLSFLPGSPLPAGAAVYSDGVNFSIFSRNAFSVTLDIFAKPEDSAPCCSYTFDPQTNKTGDIWHVFVKGLPKNALYLYRVDGPFAPYEGMRFNADNYLLDPYSRGLANTESFNGNFSTQTPPAHIDGDLAFLTEQSAAHFPKCIAVAHDDFDWQGDHPLNYPLKDCIIYEAHVKGLSCHPNAPQQHKGTYQGIIDTIPYLKELGITSIELLPIQEFNEHELTRINPRTGTVLKNYWGYSTIAFFAPKSSYASDREGVGAVFEFKRMVRELHKNGIEVILDIVFNHTAEGSEFGPTLSFRGLDNTIYYILEDNARYYRNYSGCGNTFNCNHPIVQTFILDCLRYWVIEMHVDGFRFDLGSILGRDQKGKLMDNPPTIEHIAEDPILRKTKIIAEAWDAGGAYQVGNFPGGRWAEWNDRFRDDVRFFWRGDSFHAKELATRVTGSADLYSGNGRKPFHSINFVTSHDGFTLYDLLSYDRKHNEENGEDNRDGSDSNCSYNNGFEGKTENTRIETLRKQKAKNILLTLILSLGTPMLTAGDEVLRTQKGNNNPYCQDNEISWFDWSLTQNNADILVFVKKLIRLRKQHPVFLRSEFLTGTQSDGRRKQDISWYDAQGNTPDWNQPSSFLAYFLDGSTAETRAERDDNSFYIILNGGNLDVTATLCPPPQGKHWYRLIDTSYPAGEDFTAPEQAPLLENQQKYVVLAATAVVLILK; this comes from the coding sequence ATGGAAAACCTATCATTTTTGCCGGGTAGTCCGCTTCCTGCCGGTGCTGCCGTCTATAGCGACGGTGTGAATTTCAGTATCTTTTCCCGTAATGCCTTTTCGGTCACGTTGGATATCTTTGCAAAACCCGAAGATTCCGCGCCTTGTTGTTCATACACTTTTGACCCTCAGACGAATAAAACAGGCGACATCTGGCATGTCTTTGTAAAAGGACTGCCGAAAAATGCCTTATATCTTTACCGCGTTGACGGTCCCTTTGCTCCTTATGAAGGAATGCGCTTTAACGCCGATAACTATCTGCTCGACCCATACTCGCGGGGGCTTGCCAACACGGAATCCTTTAACGGAAATTTTTCCACGCAAACACCGCCTGCCCATATAGACGGCGACTTGGCTTTCTTAACCGAACAGTCAGCTGCTCATTTTCCTAAATGCATCGCGGTAGCTCACGATGATTTTGACTGGCAGGGCGACCATCCGCTCAATTATCCGCTGAAAGACTGCATCATATACGAAGCGCATGTAAAAGGGCTTTCGTGCCATCCCAACGCACCGCAGCAGCACAAGGGAACCTATCAGGGTATCATCGATACCATCCCTTATTTGAAAGAACTCGGTATTACCAGTATTGAATTGCTGCCCATTCAGGAATTTAACGAGCATGAACTCACCAGAATAAACCCGCGGACAGGCACCGTGTTAAAAAATTATTGGGGATACAGCACCATCGCCTTCTTTGCACCTAAATCGTCTTATGCTTCCGACCGTGAAGGTGTTGGGGCGGTATTCGAGTTTAAACGGATGGTACGCGAACTGCATAAAAACGGCATCGAAGTGATTCTGGACATCGTATTTAATCACACAGCGGAGGGGAGCGAATTCGGCCCGACCCTTTCGTTTCGCGGCTTGGACAATACCATCTATTATATACTGGAAGATAATGCACGTTATTACCGCAACTACTCAGGCTGCGGCAACACCTTCAACTGTAATCACCCGATTGTGCAGACCTTTATCTTAGACTGCCTGCGGTACTGGGTTATTGAAATGCACGTCGACGGCTTCCGATTCGACCTCGGCTCCATTTTAGGCAGAGATCAAAAAGGAAAGCTTATGGATAATCCGCCGACCATCGAGCATATTGCTGAAGATCCTATATTAAGAAAGACAAAGATTATCGCAGAGGCATGGGATGCGGGCGGCGCCTATCAGGTTGGAAATTTCCCCGGCGGCAGGTGGGCTGAATGGAATGACCGTTTCCGTGATGATGTGCGGTTCTTTTGGCGCGGTGATTCTTTCCATGCCAAGGAACTTGCGACGCGCGTAACCGGTTCCGCCGATTTGTACTCCGGCAACGGACGCAAGCCCTTCCATTCCATCAACTTTGTTACCAGCCATGACGGCTTTACCCTTTACGATTTATTAAGCTACGATAGAAAACACAATGAAGAGAACGGCGAAGACAATCGGGACGGCAGTGATTCCAATTGCAGCTATAACAACGGCTTTGAAGGAAAAACCGAGAACACCCGCATCGAAACCTTACGGAAGCAAAAAGCAAAAAATATCCTGCTAACGCTCATTTTATCGCTGGGAACCCCGATGTTGACTGCCGGAGATGAGGTACTACGAACTCAGAAGGGAAACAACAATCCTTACTGCCAAGACAACGAGATAAGCTGGTTCGATTGGTCGCTCACACAAAACAATGCCGATATATTGGTATTTGTAAAAAAATTGATTCGCCTGCGCAAACAGCATCCGGTATTTTTGCGTTCGGAATTTTTAACGGGTACACAATCAGACGGGCGGCGTAAGCAGGATATCAGCTGGTATGATGCACAGGGCAATACCCCCGATTGGAACCAGCCTTCGTCTTTTTTAGCATATTTTCTTGACGGTTCCACGGCGGAAACGAGAGCCGAACGCGATGATAACAGCTTTTACATCATATTGAACGGCGGCAATTTAGACGTTACCGCGACACTCTGTCCTCCTCCGCAGGGAAAGCATTGGTATCGACTAATCGATACATCCTATCCGGCAGGGGAAGATTTTACCGCCCCCGAACAGGCGCCGCTTTTGGAAAATCAGCAAAAATATGTTGTATTAGCCGCGACAGCCGTCGTGTTAATTCTGAAATAG
- a CDS encoding glycogen/starch/alpha-glucan phosphorylase, with the protein MSQLKETLRASILGKLKRNFSKDISEATIRELYDAAASSVMDSIQPNISATRTAQEQPDVRQMYYFSAEFLMGRALSNNLNNTGMRAVMEELLTELSASYRDIEDEEPDAGLGNGGLGRLAACFLDSLATLDYPGHGYGIRYQYGMFEQRIENGYQVEYPDNWRRYRDPWEVRRDDLAVTVHFGGTPICTQQADGTLLYRLENAEEVIATPYDMAIIGYGTKTVNRLRLWEASSPDGFDLQLFNNMEYTAAVAKQNSAENISRVLYPNDSGPSGKALRLKQQYFFTSASLQDLVRSFIHKHGTNFADFPRYNVIQLNDTHPVVAIPELMRLLMDEHHLGWDAAWTIVTQTFAYTNHTILAEALEKWPIEIFQGLLPRVYQIVEEINRRFLLELREKYPNDWKKHNKMSIIGEGKIRMAWLAIAGSFSVNGVAALHTEILKTKELADWYNLYPQKFNNKTNGVTQRRWLLTANPALSAFITKHIGDGWIKDLTQLRQLEKLADNQEALQELITIKKHNKERLAEFLKRTQGVVIDPNSIFDVQIKRLHEYKRQLLNILHVMTLYNRIIEDPTYDPIPHTFIFGAKAASGYRRAKLIIKLINTVADRINNDHRVRGKLKVVFAANYCVSTAEKIFPASDISEQISTAGKEASGTGNMKFMLNGAITLGTLDGANIEIVEEVGAENAVIFGITADEIHTIEHEHSYNPQEYLNRNPALARALTQLIDGTYTPPFDNSFRELYDSLVYGVEGQRPDVYYVLADFDAYAAAQERIVEYYRDPMKWAKMCLLNIARSGKFSSDRTIEDYVRDIWKLEKVSVN; encoded by the coding sequence ATGTCTCAATTAAAAGAAACCTTACGGGCAAGCATTTTAGGCAAGCTGAAACGGAATTTCAGCAAGGACATATCCGAGGCAACAATACGTGAACTCTATGATGCCGCGGCAAGCAGCGTTATGGATAGCATTCAGCCCAACATATCCGCAACCAGAACCGCGCAGGAGCAGCCCGATGTACGGCAGATGTATTATTTCTCCGCCGAATTTTTGATGGGGCGGGCACTTTCCAATAACTTGAACAACACCGGTATGCGTGCTGTGATGGAAGAACTTTTAACGGAGCTTTCCGCCTCGTATCGGGACATCGAGGATGAAGAACCCGATGCAGGGCTTGGAAACGGCGGTCTCGGTAGGCTCGCCGCCTGTTTTTTGGACTCGCTTGCAACGCTCGACTACCCCGGACACGGCTACGGTATCCGCTACCAGTACGGTATGTTTGAACAGCGGATTGAAAACGGGTATCAAGTAGAATACCCCGACAACTGGCGGCGCTACCGCGATCCGTGGGAAGTACGCCGCGACGATTTGGCGGTAACGGTGCACTTCGGCGGCACCCCGATATGCACCCAGCAAGCAGACGGCACCCTGCTCTACCGCTTAGAAAATGCCGAGGAGGTTATCGCAACCCCCTATGATATGGCGATCATCGGCTACGGTACCAAAACCGTCAACCGCCTGCGCCTTTGGGAAGCATCCTCTCCCGACGGCTTCGATCTCCAGCTCTTTAACAATATGGAATATACCGCTGCAGTTGCAAAGCAGAACTCCGCAGAAAATATTTCGCGCGTATTATACCCCAACGACAGCGGCCCGTCGGGAAAAGCGCTCCGCTTAAAGCAGCAGTATTTTTTCACTTCTGCAAGTTTACAGGATTTAGTGCGTTCATTTATCCATAAACACGGTACGAATTTCGCCGACTTCCCGCGCTATAATGTTATCCAGCTGAACGACACGCACCCCGTCGTAGCAATCCCCGAACTGATGCGCCTTTTGATGGACGAACACCACCTCGGCTGGGATGCGGCATGGACGATTGTTACTCAAACATTTGCATACACAAACCATACGATTTTAGCGGAAGCGTTGGAAAAATGGCCGATAGAGATATTCCAAGGGTTGCTGCCGCGCGTGTATCAAATTGTAGAAGAGATAAACCGCCGCTTCCTACTAGAGCTGCGGGAAAAATATCCGAACGATTGGAAAAAACACAACAAGATGTCCATTATCGGCGAAGGGAAAATCCGTATGGCATGGCTCGCGATTGCCGGTTCGTTTTCGGTCAACGGTGTCGCGGCGCTGCACACCGAAATTCTTAAAACCAAAGAGCTTGCCGATTGGTATAATCTGTATCCGCAAAAGTTTAACAACAAGACAAACGGCGTTACACAGCGCCGCTGGCTTTTAACTGCAAACCCCGCGCTTTCGGCCTTTATTACAAAGCATATCGGCGACGGTTGGATTAAAGACCTTACGCAGCTGCGGCAGCTTGAAAAACTGGCGGATAATCAGGAAGCATTACAAGAATTAATCACGATAAAAAAACACAATAAAGAGCGGCTTGCGGAATTCCTCAAGCGGACGCAGGGAGTTGTGATCGATCCCAACTCGATTTTTGACGTACAGATAAAACGGCTCCACGAATACAAACGCCAGCTTTTAAACATCCTGCATGTGATGACGCTCTATAACAGAATTATCGAAGACCCGACGTATGATCCTATTCCGCATACCTTTATCTTCGGCGCAAAAGCGGCGTCGGGCTATCGGCGGGCAAAGCTCATCATTAAGCTGATTAATACCGTCGCTGACCGCATCAACAACGATCACCGTGTACGGGGAAAATTAAAGGTGGTATTTGCGGCAAACTATTGCGTCTCGACTGCCGAAAAGATTTTCCCCGCTTCGGATATTTCCGAACAGATTTCTACCGCGGGTAAGGAAGCGTCGGGAACCGGTAATATGAAGTTTATGCTGAACGGCGCAATCACGCTCGGAACACTGGACGGCGCCAACATCGAAATTGTGGAAGAAGTAGGCGCTGAAAACGCCGTTATTTTCGGCATCACCGCCGATGAGATTCACACGATTGAGCACGAGCACAGCTATAATCCGCAAGAATACCTTAACCGTAATCCTGCATTGGCGAGGGCATTGACCCAGCTTATCGACGGGACGTATACGCCGCCCTTTGACAACAGTTTTAGAGAATTGTATGATTCGCTGGTATACGGCGTGGAAGGTCAGCGTCCTGATGTTTATTACGTGCTGGCGGACTTCGATGCTTATGCGGCGGCGCAGGAGCGGATTGTCGAATACTACCGCGACCCGATGAAATGGGCTAAGATGTGTCTTCTGAACATCGCCCGATCGGGTAAGTTCAGTTCAGACCGTACCATCGAAGACTATGTGCGGGATATCTGGAAGCTGGAAAAAGTGAGTGTCAATTAA
- the ndk gene encoding nucleoside-diphosphate kinase produces the protein MERTFVMMKPGVVQRRIAGEVLSRFEKKGLKLVALKLMRISPELAKKHYAEHADKPFFGELVQYITSGPVVAMAFEGDEAVAIVRKLCGATKVLNAEPGTIRGDYALHTNINVVHSSDSAESAARELGLFFQPEEFFNWEDGNKDWF, from the coding sequence ATGGAAAGAACATTTGTAATGATGAAGCCCGGTGTAGTTCAGCGGCGGATTGCAGGAGAAGTGCTAAGCCGCTTTGAAAAGAAAGGGCTTAAACTGGTTGCCTTGAAACTGATGCGTATCAGTCCCGAACTTGCAAAGAAGCATTATGCCGAACACGCCGATAAGCCGTTCTTCGGCGAACTGGTGCAATATATCACCTCCGGCCCCGTGGTTGCGATGGCTTTTGAAGGCGATGAAGCCGTTGCCATTGTGCGGAAACTCTGCGGAGCAACAAAGGTTTTGAATGCGGAGCCGGGAACCATCCGGGGCGATTATGCCTTGCATACCAATATCAATGTTGTCCATTCGTCGGACTCTGCCGAAAGCGCCGCGCGGGAGCTTGGCCTGTTTTTTCAGCCGGAAGAATTTTTCAACTGGGAAGACGGCAATAAAGATTGGTTTTAG
- the ffh gene encoding signal recognition particle protein yields the protein MLEKITNTFSGIVRKISGKATITEKNIEEAVEEIKIALLEADVNLRVVRRFINATIEEAKGETVLKSVNPGQQFIKIVHDKILSFLGDEKKSLQLKGPDTQSVILFLGLQGSGKTTSAAKLAARLKKEGRKPLLVACDLVRPAAVEQLSSLGERIDVPVYKEDTKDAVRVAQNAVIYARKDGFDTVIVDTAGRLQIDEAMMQEIAAVKKAVNPVETLLVADAMTGQNAAEVAKAFDEQAGLTGVILTKFDSDARGGAALSLKTVTGKPILYVGVGEKIEDFEPFYPDRIAGRILGMGDIVSLVEKAQENIDAEEAARLQKKMATETFTLSDMLDQLENVEKMGSIESMLDMMPGLAGQISAEDIDKAGFKRQKAIIQSMTLKERENHHIIGPPRRKRIAKGSGTSVAEVNKLLKQFEKTRQTMRKVAKSKGLQARLMGLMG from the coding sequence ATGCTTGAAAAAATTACCAATACGTTTAGCGGCATTGTCCGCAAGATAAGCGGCAAGGCAACCATTACCGAAAAGAATATTGAAGAAGCGGTAGAGGAAATAAAAATTGCGCTACTCGAAGCGGATGTCAACCTCCGCGTGGTGCGCCGCTTTATCAATGCAACAATAGAAGAAGCAAAGGGAGAAACCGTATTAAAATCGGTTAATCCCGGTCAGCAGTTTATCAAGATTGTCCACGATAAAATCCTGTCGTTTTTAGGCGATGAAAAGAAAAGCCTGCAACTGAAAGGCCCCGACACCCAGTCGGTTATTCTCTTCCTTGGTTTGCAGGGTTCCGGTAAAACGACATCCGCCGCGAAACTGGCCGCCCGGTTAAAGAAAGAAGGCCGTAAGCCCCTGCTCGTTGCCTGCGACCTCGTCCGTCCCGCAGCTGTGGAACAGCTCTCCTCTTTAGGGGAGCGTATCGACGTGCCGGTGTATAAAGAAGACACCAAGGATGCGGTACGGGTTGCACAAAACGCGGTTATCTATGCACGGAAAGACGGCTTTGATACCGTTATCGTCGATACGGCGGGACGGTTGCAAATCGACGAAGCGATGATGCAGGAGATTGCTGCGGTAAAAAAAGCAGTAAATCCGGTAGAAACCCTCCTCGTCGCCGATGCGATGACGGGACAAAATGCTGCCGAGGTTGCAAAAGCCTTTGATGAACAGGCGGGGCTGACCGGTGTTATTTTAACCAAGTTCGACTCCGATGCGCGCGGCGGTGCGGCACTGTCGTTAAAAACCGTAACCGGTAAGCCCATCCTGTATGTCGGTGTCGGTGAAAAAATCGAAGACTTTGAACCGTTCTATCCCGACCGTATTGCCGGAAGAATTCTCGGTATGGGTGATATTGTTTCGCTTGTCGAAAAGGCGCAGGAAAACATCGATGCGGAAGAGGCTGCCCGTTTGCAAAAAAAGATGGCGACGGAAACCTTTACCCTTTCCGACATGCTCGATCAGCTTGAAAATGTCGAAAAGATGGGCTCGATTGAATCCATGCTCGATATGATGCCGGGTCTTGCCGGTCAAATTTCCGCCGAGGATATCGACAAAGCAGGCTTTAAGCGACAAAAGGCGATTATCCAATCAATGACGCTCAAAGAGCGTGAAAATCACCACATCATCGGACCGCCCCGCCGCAAGCGTATTGCGAAAGGTTCCGGTACCTCCGTTGCCGAAGTAAACAAGCTGTTAAAGCAGTTTGAAAAGACCCGTCAAACAATGCGGAAGGTCGCAAAGAGCAAGGGGCTTCAAGCGCGGCTTATGGGACTGATGGGGTAA
- a CDS encoding ComF family protein, protein MKRILFLHQAKNIVRKIYSDLLFPQPCHLCGNVSEAGLPLCNHCIQTEFLPYIAADAEHSQQTEARCRQCGKILISEHEYCTHCRPAEDDTERQKPACDRIFTLFPYIGLGQKLLPVWKNNNIRTFSTVFAPLIHRFLTGYLELMNIPLVPVPPRPQKLQEKGWDQIEDLVKDLSVYPELTIHRCLKRQNGIPQKKLSKTARAVNLQGKIELSENTVPDRLILLDDVMTTGATLEACARTLKAAGCTEVYGLCLFFD, encoded by the coding sequence ATGAAGCGTATACTATTCTTACATCAGGCAAAAAATATCGTACGTAAAATTTACAGCGATCTCTTGTTTCCGCAACCGTGCCATCTGTGCGGAAACGTAAGTGAAGCAGGATTGCCACTCTGTAATCATTGTATTCAAACCGAATTCCTACCGTATATCGCTGCTGATGCAGAACACTCACAACAAACCGAAGCCCGCTGTAGACAGTGCGGAAAGATACTTATTTCCGAACATGAATATTGTACCCATTGCAGGCCGGCAGAGGATGATACGGAAAGGCAAAAACCAGCCTGCGATCGTATTTTTACGCTTTTCCCATACATTGGGCTTGGGCAAAAATTGCTGCCTGTGTGGAAGAACAATAATATCCGCACTTTTTCCACGGTATTTGCACCGCTTATCCACCGTTTTCTCACAGGATATCTGGAATTGATGAATATTCCGCTTGTGCCGGTACCGCCGCGCCCTCAAAAATTGCAAGAGAAAGGCTGGGATCAAATTGAAGATCTTGTAAAAGATTTATCGGTTTATCCGGAACTGACGATACATCGATGTTTAAAGCGGCAGAACGGCATTCCGCAAAAGAAGCTGTCCAAGACAGCCCGTGCAGTGAATTTACAGGGAAAAATCGAACTCTCGGAAAATACCGTCCCAGATAGGCTCATTCTGCTCGACGATGTAATGACCACCGGTGCAACACTCGAAGCTTGCGCACGTACATTAAAGGCAGCAGGCTGCACAGAAGTTTACGGTCTCTGCCTCTTTTTTGACTAA